One Sanguibacter sp. HDW7 DNA window includes the following coding sequences:
- the pgsA gene encoding phosphatidylinositol phosphate synthase has translation MLDNLRSLSTWLFTPVAKLLLRLGVTPDAVTMGGTLGTVVVALWLFPSGHLVAGAWTLGALVLADALDGIMARTAGRSGPWGAFLDSTLDRIADAAIFGGLLLFLLREGSEAGVVVAFACLALGGVVPYARARAEGLGMTASVGVAERADRLAIALVAALVVGYGAPLGVLVWTLGVLAVLSAITVVQRMATVHRQAQALVPATPAPAGPTAEA, from the coding sequence GTGCTCGACAACCTGCGCTCGCTGTCCACGTGGCTCTTCACGCCCGTGGCCAAGCTGCTCCTGCGGCTCGGGGTGACGCCGGACGCCGTGACGATGGGCGGCACCCTCGGGACCGTCGTCGTCGCGCTGTGGCTCTTTCCGTCGGGTCACCTCGTCGCCGGTGCGTGGACCCTCGGCGCGCTCGTCCTCGCGGACGCGCTCGACGGCATCATGGCGCGCACGGCGGGCCGCTCGGGCCCGTGGGGCGCGTTCCTCGACTCGACGCTCGACAGGATCGCGGATGCCGCGATCTTCGGCGGCCTCCTGCTCTTCCTCCTGCGCGAGGGCTCGGAGGCGGGGGTCGTCGTCGCGTTCGCGTGCCTCGCGCTCGGCGGGGTCGTGCCGTACGCGAGGGCGCGCGCCGAGGGCCTCGGCATGACGGCGTCCGTCGGCGTCGCGGAGCGTGCCGACCGGCTCGCGATCGCGCTCGTCGCGGCGCTCGTCGTCGGCTACGGCGCGCCGCTCGGCGTCCTCGTATGGACGCTCGGCGTGCTCGCGGTGCTCTCAGCGATCACGGTCGTCCAGCGCATGGCGACCGTGCACCGCCAGGCGCAGGCTCTCGTGCCCGCGACGCCCGCGCCAGCGGGCCCGACGGCGGAGGCGTGA
- a CDS encoding HIT domain-containing protein produces the protein MTTDDVREPGAEPAPGLAGVPDGFGRLWTPHRMVYIQGENKPTDPGEASCPFCVAPGRDDADALVVHRGEVAYVVMNLYPYNGGHLLVCPYRHVSDYTDLTETETREVAELTQTAMRVLREVSGPAGFNLGMNQGEVAGAGIAAHLHQHVVPRWLGDMNFLPVVGRTKALPELLADTRARLAAAWPDGSN, from the coding sequence ATGACGACGGACGACGTCCGCGAGCCCGGGGCTGAGCCGGCCCCGGGCCTCGCGGGCGTGCCCGACGGCTTCGGCCGGCTGTGGACCCCGCACCGCATGGTGTACATCCAGGGCGAGAACAAGCCGACCGACCCGGGCGAGGCGTCGTGCCCGTTCTGCGTGGCGCCCGGGCGCGACGATGCGGACGCGCTCGTCGTGCACCGCGGCGAGGTCGCGTACGTCGTCATGAACCTCTACCCGTACAACGGCGGGCACCTCCTCGTCTGCCCGTACCGGCACGTCTCGGACTACACCGACCTCACCGAGACCGAGACCCGTGAGGTCGCCGAGCTCACGCAGACCGCGATGCGCGTCCTGCGCGAGGTCTCGGGCCCCGCGGGGTTCAACCTCGGCATGAACCAGGGGGAGGTCGCGGGCGCGGGCATCGCGGCGCACCTCCACCAGCACGTCGTGCCGCGCTGGCTCGGTGACATGAACTTCCTGCCCGTCGTCGGGCGCACCAAGGCGCTGCCGGAGCTGCTCGCGGACACGCGCGCACGTCTCGCGGCCGCGTGGCCCGACGGCTCGAACTGA
- the thrS gene encoding threonine--tRNA ligase: MSAEPQITLTVDGVETTVTTGTTGTELFADRRDVVVLRVDGELMDLSTVLAAGTVVESVEIGSPDGLAVLRHSAAHVMAQAVQQANPDAKLGIGPPITDGFYYDFDVETPFTPEDLKALEKAMMRIIKEGQTFRRVEVSDAEALEQCASEPYKIELIGLKSTAGSAEGASVEVGEGGLSIYQNVRRNGDVAWQDLCRGPHLPSTKLIGNGFKIMRSAAAYWRGSEKNPQLQRLYGTAWPTKDELTAYLDRLAEAERRDHRRLGAEMDLFSFPDALGSGLPVFHPKGGVIRTEMEDYSRRRHIEAGYSFVNTPHITKGHLYEISGHLDWYRDGMFPAMHVDEEVDDAGVVTKPGQDYYLKPMNCPMHNLIFDARGRSYRELPLRLFEFGTVYRYEKSGVIHGLTRVRGLTQDDAHIYCTKEQMKGELTTTLRFVLDLLADYGLDDFYLELSTKNPEKFVGDDDVWEEATRTLEEVATESGLELVPDPGGAAFYGPKISVQARDAIGRTWQMSTIQLDFNLPERFELEYTAADGTRQRPVMIHRALFGSIERFFGVLLEHYAGAFPAWLAPVQVVAIPVAEPFNDYLADVVAQLRAAGVRAELDDSSDRFPKKIRTASTQKIPLTLIAGGEDVENGAVSFRFRDGSQENGIPVADAVERILAAIRDRVQV; the protein is encoded by the coding sequence GTGTCCGCAGAACCCCAGATCACACTCACCGTCGACGGAGTCGAGACCACGGTGACGACGGGGACGACGGGCACCGAGCTCTTCGCCGACCGCCGCGACGTCGTCGTCCTGCGTGTTGACGGCGAGCTCATGGACCTCTCCACCGTCCTCGCGGCCGGCACCGTCGTCGAGAGCGTCGAGATCGGCTCACCCGACGGCCTCGCGGTGCTGCGCCACTCGGCCGCGCACGTCATGGCCCAGGCGGTCCAGCAGGCAAACCCCGACGCGAAGCTCGGCATCGGACCGCCCATCACCGACGGCTTCTACTACGACTTCGACGTCGAGACGCCGTTCACGCCCGAGGACCTCAAGGCCCTCGAGAAGGCGATGATGCGGATCATCAAGGAGGGCCAGACCTTCCGCCGCGTCGAGGTGAGCGACGCCGAGGCGCTCGAGCAGTGCGCCTCGGAGCCCTACAAGATCGAGCTCATCGGCCTGAAGTCGACCGCCGGCAGCGCCGAGGGCGCGTCCGTCGAGGTCGGCGAGGGCGGCCTGTCGATCTACCAGAACGTCCGCCGCAACGGTGACGTCGCGTGGCAGGACCTGTGCCGCGGCCCGCACCTGCCGTCGACCAAGCTCATCGGCAACGGCTTCAAGATCATGCGCTCGGCCGCCGCGTACTGGCGCGGCTCCGAGAAGAACCCGCAGCTGCAGCGCCTCTACGGCACGGCGTGGCCGACGAAGGACGAGCTCACCGCCTACCTCGACCGCCTCGCGGAGGCCGAGCGTCGCGACCACCGCCGCCTCGGCGCCGAGATGGACCTCTTCTCCTTCCCGGACGCGCTCGGCTCGGGCCTGCCCGTATTCCACCCCAAGGGTGGGGTCATCCGCACGGAGATGGAGGACTACTCGCGCCGCCGTCATATCGAGGCCGGGTACTCGTTCGTCAACACGCCCCACATCACCAAGGGGCACCTCTACGAGATCTCGGGCCACCTCGACTGGTACCGCGACGGCATGTTCCCCGCGATGCACGTCGACGAGGAGGTCGACGACGCGGGCGTCGTGACGAAGCCGGGCCAGGACTACTACCTCAAGCCCATGAACTGCCCGATGCACAACCTCATCTTCGACGCGCGCGGGCGCTCCTACCGCGAGCTGCCGCTGCGGCTGTTCGAGTTCGGCACGGTGTACCGCTACGAGAAGTCGGGCGTCATCCACGGCCTCACGCGCGTGCGTGGCCTCACGCAGGACGACGCGCACATCTACTGCACCAAGGAGCAGATGAAGGGCGAGCTCACGACGACGCTGCGTTTCGTCCTCGACCTGCTCGCCGACTACGGCCTCGACGACTTCTACCTCGAGCTCTCGACGAAGAACCCCGAGAAGTTCGTCGGCGACGACGACGTGTGGGAGGAAGCGACGCGCACGCTCGAGGAGGTCGCGACCGAGTCGGGCCTCGAGCTCGTCCCGGACCCGGGCGGCGCCGCGTTCTACGGCCCGAAGATCTCGGTGCAGGCGCGCGACGCGATCGGTCGCACGTGGCAGATGTCGACGATCCAGCTCGACTTCAACCTGCCCGAGCGTTTCGAGCTCGAGTACACGGCGGCCGACGGCACGCGCCAGCGTCCCGTGATGATCCACCGTGCGCTCTTCGGGTCGATCGAGCGATTCTTCGGCGTGCTCCTCGAGCACTACGCGGGGGCGTTCCCGGCGTGGCTCGCGCCCGTGCAGGTCGTCGCGATCCCGGTCGCGGAGCCGTTCAACGACTACCTCGCGGACGTCGTCGCACAGCTGCGCGCGGCGGGCGTGCGTGCCGAGCTCGACGACTCCTCGGACCGCTTCCCCAAGAAGATCCGCACGGCGTCGACGCAGAAGATCCCCCTCACGCTCATCGCGGGCGGCGAGGACGTCGAGAACGGCGCGGTCTCGTTCCGCTTCCGCGACGGTTCGCAGGAGAACGGCATCCCCGTCGCCGACGCGGTCGAGCGCATCCTCGCGGCGATCCGCGACCGCGTGCAGGTCTGA
- a CDS encoding phosphotransferase family protein: MTDPVPSGVRDALVALAAHHLPPGPLVVEPLHGGMFASTYRITHPEGMRLVAKVAPESVDRLLTYEHDVLATEVAVDRLAGSDPGTLVPEVLAHVADHPVLGAGVALFTHLDGAPWLEVTTGDDGRARVEAGLGTVMARFHAVGRLPFGYPALPALQGTTWRAAFCAMVDAVLADAARWQVDVGTERVRAALASHADALDDVVEPALVHTDLWEGNVLLDPATLAVTGVVDTERAVVGDPVLDVVGADQTWLRGVSPTMLDAYGRAAEPRHARALAGLAGLGPLEAPGLDRPLSDVQRRFLLYRLYFALLMQVEVVPRAYPAEGLSSHLGRLRAVQDVALTLLGDDPATGAPVTATDR, encoded by the coding sequence GTGACCGATCCAGTGCCCAGCGGCGTCCGGGACGCCCTCGTCGCGCTCGCCGCGCACCACCTCCCTCCGGGGCCCCTCGTCGTCGAACCGCTCCACGGCGGGATGTTCGCTTCCACGTACCGCATCACGCACCCCGAGGGCATGCGGCTCGTCGCCAAGGTCGCCCCTGAGAGTGTCGACCGGCTCCTCACGTACGAGCACGACGTCCTCGCCACCGAGGTCGCGGTCGACCGGCTGGCCGGGTCGGACCCCGGTACGCTCGTCCCGGAGGTGCTCGCGCACGTCGCCGACCACCCGGTGCTCGGCGCCGGCGTCGCGCTCTTCACGCACCTCGATGGTGCTCCGTGGCTCGAGGTGACGACGGGCGATGACGGGCGCGCTCGTGTCGAGGCGGGACTCGGCACGGTCATGGCGCGGTTCCACGCCGTGGGCAGGCTCCCGTTCGGCTACCCGGCCCTCCCTGCGCTGCAGGGAACGACGTGGCGCGCCGCCTTCTGCGCGATGGTCGACGCGGTCCTCGCGGACGCCGCACGTTGGCAGGTCGACGTCGGGACGGAACGGGTCCGGGCTGCGCTCGCGAGCCACGCCGACGCGCTCGACGACGTCGTCGAGCCTGCCCTCGTCCACACCGACCTGTGGGAGGGCAACGTCCTCCTCGACCCCGCGACTCTCGCCGTCACGGGCGTGGTCGACACCGAGCGGGCCGTGGTCGGCGACCCGGTGCTCGACGTCGTCGGCGCCGACCAGACGTGGCTGCGCGGCGTGTCGCCCACGATGCTTGACGCGTACGGCCGAGCGGCCGAGCCGCGTCATGCACGCGCCCTCGCCGGCCTCGCCGGCCTCGGCCCCCTCGAGGCGCCGGGGCTCGACCGACCGCTGAGCGACGTGCAGCGACGCTTCCTCCTCTACCGGCTCTACTTCGCGCTCCTCATGCAGGTCGAGGTCGTTCCGCGCGCGTACCCGGCCGAAGGGCTCTCGTCGCACCTCGGACGTCTGCGCGCGGTGCAGGACGTCGCGCTCACGCTCCTTGGCGACGATCCGGCCACCGGTGCACCCGTGACCGCCACGGATCGGTAG
- the hrpB gene encoding ATP-dependent helicase HrpB, protein MTDPIARLLAAPPDLPVAPHLADVRTRLAEAGVLVVAAPPGTGKTTLVPPAVAADVAGRVVVTQPRRVAARAAARRLAELCGEDVGGIVGHAVRGDVRRSARTRIEVATAGLLLRRLQSDPGLEGVDVVVLDEVHERHLDADLLLALLVEVRRTLRPDLRVVAMSATLDAAAVAGLLGDGAPAPVVEVAAETFPVEVRWTPPPARVARLDERGPTRGFLDHVAATARTALATSPGDVLVMLPGAREVDTVARALEGARAADGGPVDVRRLHGRLPGAEQDLALREGPRRRVVVATAVAESSLTVPGVRTVVDAGLAREPRTDHVRGLAGLVTVSVSRAGAEQRAGRAGRLGPGTVWRCWAENEHPRLRPFAEPEIRTADLAAFVLAAACWGSASGDLALLDAPPAAALGAAHVTLAALGALDDDGRVTARGRRIDALGTDPRLARALLDGAELVGPQRAAEVVALLDADVRATGADLVAAWRRLRRGGPGSEEWRRAARRFAERLGDARGPADRLGDDAAAGLVVALAHPERVARRRPGGQGFLMAGGTGARLPDGSPLAGATWLAIADADRGPGRSDALVRAAAPLDEDSALDAAGSLLLEETTLEHRDGRLVATRRTMLGAITLVEERLPRPDRATVAAAVREGLRRDGLPSLSPAAARLRDRLALLHGTLGAPWPDVSDVALLARLDDWLGPDLGELRTPADLARRDANALRRLLPWPDAARLDELVPERIDLPAGTSAAVDYAQERPVLAAKVQEVFGWDETPRLVGGRVPVVLHLLSPARRPAAVTSDLASFWRQGYPQVRAELRGRYPKHDWPEDPTTATASRGVRRRD, encoded by the coding sequence GTGACCGACCCGATCGCCCGCCTGCTCGCCGCGCCGCCCGACCTTCCGGTCGCGCCGCACCTCGCCGACGTCCGGACCCGGCTCGCCGAGGCGGGCGTGCTCGTCGTCGCCGCACCGCCCGGCACGGGCAAGACGACGCTCGTGCCGCCCGCCGTGGCGGCTGACGTCGCAGGCCGCGTCGTCGTCACCCAGCCACGCAGGGTTGCGGCGCGTGCCGCCGCGCGCCGCCTCGCAGAGCTGTGCGGCGAGGACGTCGGAGGGATCGTCGGGCACGCGGTGCGCGGTGACGTGCGCCGCAGCGCTCGCACGCGCATCGAGGTCGCGACGGCGGGCCTCCTGCTGCGCAGGCTCCAGTCGGACCCGGGGCTCGAGGGCGTGGACGTCGTCGTGCTCGACGAGGTCCACGAACGCCACCTCGACGCGGACCTGCTGCTCGCGCTGCTCGTCGAGGTGCGGCGCACGCTGCGCCCGGACCTCCGGGTCGTCGCGATGTCCGCGACGCTCGACGCGGCCGCCGTCGCGGGGCTGCTCGGCGACGGCGCTCCCGCGCCCGTCGTCGAGGTCGCGGCCGAGACCTTCCCCGTCGAGGTGCGCTGGACGCCGCCGCCCGCGCGCGTCGCGCGGCTCGACGAGCGCGGCCCGACGCGCGGCTTCCTCGACCACGTCGCGGCGACCGCGCGCACCGCGCTGGCGACCTCTCCGGGCGACGTGCTCGTCATGCTGCCGGGAGCGCGCGAGGTCGACACGGTCGCCCGCGCACTCGAGGGCGCGCGTGCGGCCGACGGTGGGCCGGTCGACGTGCGGCGGCTCCACGGGCGGCTGCCGGGCGCCGAGCAGGACCTCGCGCTGCGCGAGGGCCCGCGGCGACGCGTCGTCGTCGCGACCGCGGTCGCGGAGTCCTCGCTCACCGTCCCGGGCGTACGCACGGTCGTCGACGCGGGGCTCGCGCGCGAGCCCCGCACGGACCACGTCCGTGGGCTCGCGGGTCTCGTCACCGTCTCGGTGAGCCGCGCGGGTGCCGAGCAGCGTGCCGGACGTGCCGGACGGCTCGGACCCGGCACCGTGTGGCGGTGCTGGGCCGAGAACGAGCACCCGCGGCTGCGGCCGTTCGCAGAGCCCGAGATCCGCACGGCGGACCTCGCGGCCTTCGTGCTCGCGGCCGCGTGCTGGGGAAGCGCCTCCGGTGACCTCGCGCTCCTGGACGCGCCGCCCGCGGCCGCGCTCGGCGCGGCGCACGTGACGCTCGCAGCGCTCGGTGCGCTCGACGACGACGGCCGAGTCACCGCGCGCGGCCGCCGGATCGACGCGCTCGGCACGGACCCGCGCCTCGCCCGCGCGCTGCTCGACGGCGCCGAGCTCGTCGGCCCTCAGCGCGCGGCCGAGGTCGTCGCGCTGCTCGACGCCGACGTGCGGGCCACCGGCGCCGACCTCGTCGCGGCGTGGCGACGGCTGCGCCGCGGCGGTCCGGGCAGCGAGGAGTGGCGCCGAGCGGCGCGCCGGTTCGCCGAGCGCCTCGGCGACGCCCGCGGACCCGCGGACAGGCTCGGCGACGACGCGGCCGCGGGCCTCGTCGTCGCGCTCGCGCACCCCGAGCGCGTCGCTCGTCGGCGCCCCGGCGGTCAAGGATTCCTCATGGCCGGCGGCACGGGTGCACGCCTGCCCGACGGCTCCCCGCTCGCGGGAGCGACGTGGCTAGCGATCGCCGACGCCGACCGCGGCCCGGGCCGGTCCGACGCGCTCGTCCGCGCGGCCGCCCCGCTCGACGAGGACTCGGCGCTCGACGCCGCAGGCTCGCTGCTCCTTGAGGAGACGACGCTCGAGCACCGGGACGGCCGTCTCGTCGCGACCCGTCGAACGATGCTCGGTGCGATCACCCTCGTCGAGGAACGCCTGCCCCGTCCCGACCGGGCCACCGTCGCGGCTGCGGTGCGGGAGGGCCTGCGTCGTGACGGCCTTCCGTCGCTCTCGCCCGCCGCGGCGCGGCTCCGGGACCGCCTCGCGCTGCTGCACGGGACCCTCGGGGCGCCCTGGCCCGACGTCTCCGACGTGGCGCTGCTCGCACGTCTCGACGACTGGCTCGGACCCGACCTCGGCGAGCTCAGGACGCCGGCGGACCTCGCGCGTCGGGACGCGAACGCGCTCCGGCGTCTTCTGCCGTGGCCGGACGCGGCGCGGCTCGACGAGCTCGTTCCCGAGCGGATCGACCTCCCGGCCGGGACCAGCGCCGCGGTCGACTATGCGCAGGAGCGGCCGGTGCTCGCCGCCAAGGTGCAGGAGGTCTTCGGCTGGGACGAGACCCCGCGCCTCGTCGGCGGTCGCGTCCCGGTCGTGCTCCATCTGCTCTCGCCCGCGCGTCGGCCTGCGGCCGTGACGAGCGACCTCGCCTCGTTCTGGCGGCAGGGCTACCCGCAGGTCCGCGCCGAGCTACGCGGCCGCTATCCGAAGCACGACTGGCCGGAGGACCCGACCACCGCGACCGCCTCGCGCGGGGTTCGGCGCCGGGACTGA
- a CDS encoding alpha/beta fold hydrolase — MIVILVHGFWLRGSSWGPALPALRAAGHDVRVVERPDAVPGSPAAALAMDDVVADAVAEIDAVTGPVVLVGHSGGGNVVAGAADARPDRVARLVYVDTMPPASGARVNPDLPVTDGVVPIPNWSFFREDGWDRDLRDLTPVHLDALRTDAQREPVEVAHGELTLRDDAARRALPTTIIASTFTGAELTGWLADGMPWLAETGLLTDLDVVDLPTGHWPQITRPDELAAILVQVVGDASRPEGGPIETRP, encoded by the coding sequence ATGATCGTCATCCTCGTGCACGGCTTCTGGCTCCGCGGCTCGTCCTGGGGACCCGCCCTGCCGGCGCTGCGCGCCGCCGGCCACGACGTCCGCGTCGTCGAACGTCCCGATGCCGTCCCCGGGTCGCCGGCCGCGGCCCTCGCGATGGACGACGTGGTCGCGGACGCCGTCGCGGAGATCGACGCGGTCACCGGGCCCGTCGTGCTCGTCGGGCACTCGGGCGGCGGCAACGTCGTCGCCGGCGCCGCCGACGCCCGCCCGGACCGCGTCGCCCGGCTCGTCTACGTCGACACGATGCCGCCCGCCTCGGGTGCACGCGTCAACCCCGACCTCCCTGTCACGGACGGCGTCGTCCCGATCCCGAACTGGTCGTTCTTCCGGGAGGACGGCTGGGACCGCGACCTGCGCGACCTCACGCCAGTGCACCTCGACGCGCTGCGGACCGACGCGCAACGCGAGCCGGTCGAGGTCGCGCACGGCGAGCTCACGCTCCGCGACGACGCGGCGCGCCGCGCGCTGCCGACGACGATCATCGCGTCGACGTTCACGGGCGCCGAGCTCACCGGCTGGCTCGCCGACGGCATGCCGTGGCTCGCCGAGACGGGACTGCTCACCGACCTCGACGTCGTCGACCTGCCGACGGGCCACTGGCCCCAGATCACGCGCCCCGACGAGCTCGCCGCGATCCTCGTGCAGGTCGTCGGTGACGCGTCGCGTCCGGAGGGTGGCCCGATCGAGACCCGTCCGTGA
- a CDS encoding ketopantoate reductase family protein has protein sequence MRVLVVGAGATGGVLGARLVRAGVDVTFLVRQRRRQHLDDDGLVVVDTHGATALPVRAVTASDLTGTFDVVVLAVKEPSLDDALEGIEDALAPDGVVVPLLNGTEHVDRLRARFGARLLGGVMRVVATVDRAGRVVHLEPGVSVLLGELSGGGSARAQRVAERLTVDGLRVTAVDDIVDRMWAKWAFIVAAGVVTCLLRNNVGNIVAVPGGSDAVLGAISEAEAVVAAAGHPVQPDAHHAAVQMLTAEGSTFTSSLYRDVVAGRAGETEHLLGAFQTWARELDVATPRLDLALVQLRAAALAA, from the coding sequence GTGCGCGTTCTCGTCGTCGGAGCCGGAGCGACCGGTGGGGTGCTGGGGGCCCGGCTCGTCAGGGCCGGCGTCGACGTGACGTTCCTCGTGAGGCAACGGCGACGGCAGCACCTCGACGACGACGGCCTCGTCGTCGTCGACACCCACGGCGCGACAGCGCTGCCGGTGAGAGCCGTGACGGCCTCGGACCTCACCGGGACGTTCGACGTCGTCGTGCTCGCGGTCAAGGAGCCGTCGCTCGACGACGCGCTCGAGGGCATCGAGGACGCCCTCGCCCCTGACGGCGTCGTCGTCCCGCTGCTCAACGGCACCGAGCATGTCGACCGCCTGCGCGCGCGCTTCGGCGCCCGGCTGCTCGGGGGTGTCATGCGCGTCGTCGCGACAGTCGACCGCGCTGGACGTGTCGTGCACCTCGAACCGGGCGTGAGCGTCCTGCTCGGCGAGCTCTCCGGCGGTGGGTCGGCCCGCGCGCAGCGCGTCGCGGAGCGTCTTACGGTCGACGGGCTCCGCGTCACGGCGGTCGACGACATCGTCGACCGCATGTGGGCCAAGTGGGCTTTCATCGTCGCGGCCGGCGTGGTCACGTGCCTGCTGCGCAACAACGTCGGCAACATCGTCGCAGTCCCCGGTGGCTCTGACGCGGTGCTCGGTGCGATCAGCGAGGCCGAGGCCGTTGTCGCGGCGGCCGGGCACCCGGTGCAGCCCGACGCGCACCACGCGGCCGTGCAGATGCTCACGGCCGAGGGCTCGACCTTCACGTCGTCCCTCTACCGCGACGTCGTCGCCGGACGCGCAGGCGAGACCGAGCACCTCCTCGGCGCCTTCCAGACCTGGGCGCGGGAGCTCGACGTCGCGACGCCGCGGCTCGACCTCGCGCTCGTCCAGCTCCGAGCGGCAGCCCTCGCGGCCTGA
- a CDS encoding long-chain-fatty-acid--CoA ligase → MTSTDERPWVAQYQPGVPADIVMPTTSLVTMFETSVREAGQSPAMEFFGRRTTYAELGAKVDRLAEGLRNLGVRAGDRVALVLPNCPQHVIAFYSVLRLGAVVVEHNPLYTSREHRHLVESHQARVAIAWDKTVAALQELPADVAIPTIVAVDLLAEFPAAKRAALRLPVKKLRETRAGLTARTSGTVAWKDLLASPALDAAHPHPEVDDLAVIQYTSGTTGRPKGAMLSHRNLYANALQGEAWMHGAEYRKEIFYAILPMFHAFGMTLYLTYGVLKQSLLVLFPKFEPGMILDAWKKSPATVYCAVPPIYERTALAAKERGISLASAKFCISGAMNLPDHVVELWESMSGGLLVEGYGMTESSPVALGNPFHPTRRTGTIGVPFPSTWMKVVDQDDPTREVTQGEPGELLLKGPQVFQGYWNAPEETAKTLLDDGWLRTGDIVTVDADGFTTIVDRVKELVITGGFNVAPSEVEEVLRLHPSVKDAAVVGKPLERGGEMVVAAVELEDGATLDEAALREHCRSRLAAYKVPKRIVAISETPRSMLGKVLRAKVREIVLPMI, encoded by the coding sequence ATGACCTCCACCGACGAGCGGCCCTGGGTCGCGCAGTACCAGCCGGGCGTGCCCGCCGACATCGTGATGCCGACGACCTCGCTCGTGACGATGTTCGAGACCTCCGTGCGGGAGGCCGGGCAGAGCCCCGCCATGGAGTTCTTCGGCCGCCGCACGACGTACGCGGAGCTCGGCGCGAAGGTCGACCGGCTCGCCGAGGGTCTGCGGAACCTCGGGGTTCGCGCGGGCGACCGCGTCGCCCTCGTCCTGCCGAACTGCCCCCAGCACGTCATCGCGTTCTACTCCGTCCTGCGTCTCGGTGCCGTCGTCGTCGAGCACAACCCCCTCTACACGTCCCGTGAGCACCGCCACCTCGTCGAGTCGCACCAGGCGCGCGTCGCGATTGCGTGGGACAAGACGGTCGCGGCGCTCCAGGAGCTTCCCGCAGACGTCGCGATCCCGACGATAGTCGCGGTCGACCTCCTCGCGGAGTTCCCCGCCGCGAAGCGGGCCGCCCTGCGCCTCCCGGTGAAGAAGCTCCGCGAGACGCGTGCGGGCCTCACCGCACGCACGTCGGGCACGGTCGCGTGGAAGGACCTGCTCGCGTCCCCTGCGCTCGACGCGGCGCATCCTCACCCGGAGGTCGACGACCTCGCCGTCATCCAGTACACGTCGGGTACGACCGGGCGACCCAAGGGCGCGATGCTCTCGCACCGCAACCTCTACGCGAACGCGCTCCAGGGCGAGGCGTGGATGCACGGCGCGGAGTACCGCAAGGAGATCTTCTACGCCATCCTGCCGATGTTCCACGCGTTCGGCATGACGCTCTACCTCACGTACGGCGTGCTCAAGCAGTCGCTTCTCGTCCTGTTCCCCAAGTTCGAGCCTGGCATGATCCTCGACGCGTGGAAGAAGTCTCCCGCGACGGTGTACTGCGCGGTCCCGCCGATCTATGAGCGCACGGCGCTCGCGGCCAAGGAGCGCGGCATCTCGCTCGCGTCGGCGAAGTTCTGCATCTCGGGCGCGATGAACCTGCCCGACCACGTCGTCGAGCTGTGGGAGTCGATGTCGGGCGGCCTGCTCGTCGAGGGCTATGGCATGACCGAGTCCTCCCCCGTCGCGCTCGGCAACCCGTTCCACCCGACGCGTCGCACGGGCACGATCGGTGTGCCCTTCCCGTCGACGTGGATGAAGGTCGTCGACCAGGACGACCCGACGCGCGAGGTCACGCAGGGCGAGCCGGGCGAGCTGCTGCTCAAGGGCCCGCAGGTCTTCCAGGGCTACTGGAACGCGCCCGAGGAGACGGCAAAGACGCTTCTCGACGACGGCTGGCTGCGTACCGGCGACATCGTCACCGTCGACGCGGACGGTTTCACGACGATCGTCGACCGCGTCAAGGAGCTCGTCATCACGGGCGGTTTCAACGTCGCGCCGTCGGAGGTCGAGGAGGTGCTGCGGCTGCACCCGTCGGTCAAGGATGCGGCGGTCGTCGGCAAGCCGCTCGAGCGAGGCGGCGAGATGGTCGTCGCGGCGGTCGAGCTCGAGGACGGGGCGACGCTCGACGAGGCCGCGCTGCGGGAGCACTGCCGGTCGCGGCTCGCGGCGTACAAGGTGCCGAAGCGGATCGTCGCGATTTCGGAGACGCCGCGCTCGATGCTCGGCAAGGTGCTGCGCGCCAAGGTCCGGGAGATCGTGCTCCCGATGATCTGA
- a CDS encoding DoxX family protein has product MNIALWALAGLAAAIFLMAGLMKATQPKAKLAANGMAWTEDFAQNQIRLIGLAEILGTLGLVLPGATGIATWLVPVAAALLAVTMVGAIVTHVRRSEPATPAIVLLVLALVVAVGRAFVAF; this is encoded by the coding sequence ATGAACATCGCACTGTGGGCCCTCGCCGGCCTTGCCGCCGCCATCTTCCTCATGGCCGGCCTCATGAAGGCCACCCAGCCCAAGGCGAAGCTCGCCGCGAACGGCATGGCCTGGACCGAGGACTTCGCCCAGAACCAGATCCGCCTCATCGGCCTCGCCGAGATCCTCGGCACCCTCGGCCTCGTCCTGCCGGGCGCGACCGGCATCGCGACCTGGCTCGTGCCCGTCGCCGCCGCACTCCTCGCCGTCACCATGGTCGGCGCGATCGTCACGCACGTCCGTCGCTCCGAGCCCGCGACGCCCGCGATCGTCCTCCTCGTGCTCGCGCTCGTCGTCGCCGTCGGACGGGCCTTCGTCGCCTTCTGA